ATCCAGGACTTTGTTGCTGCATCTCCATTGGCCTTGATCATAGGTTCATAAAAGCCGGTCCTCCACCCCTCGGGCAGAATGGCAATATTCCGCTTTTCAAAATGCTCAATATTGTCCATAACACTGAAGACGACCAATAGTCCTACATCATTGATCGCCTGCTCGTTCATATAAGACTGGGAAGCCAGTTCTTTCTTCACGTCTTCATTGGTAACAAAAGTAAATCTCCAGGGCTGGCTGTTGATGGAGGACGGGCTTAACCGTATGATTTCTTTCAGTTCCTCAGTCTGTTCTGCTGAAATTTTTTTAGCAGTATCATACTTCTTGGTAGCGTATCTTCTTTTTGCAATTTCTAAAAAATCCATATTTACAGGTATTTGTTATTAAAATTATTTTCTTCTTTTTATGATCAGCAATAAATACATCTGATGTTATTATTACGGGGATGTTTTTATGTATACTATACTTTTTTCAG
The sequence above is a segment of the Chryseobacterium sp. JJR-5R genome. Coding sequences within it:
- a CDS encoding NAD(P)H-dependent oxidoreductase encodes the protein MDFLEIAKRRYATKKYDTAKKISAEQTEELKEIIRLSPSSINSQPWRFTFVTNEDVKKELASQSYMNEQAINDVGLLVVFSVMDNIEHFEKRNIAILPEGWRTGFYEPMIKANGDAATKSWMEHQVYLSLGYFLSACACMGLDATPMEGINREAYGAILQQDGYAPLFAVTVGYADLTDLTHPAVSPKSRFDLEEVIKSV